A genomic segment from Brevundimonas sp. SORGH_AS_0993 encodes:
- a CDS encoding AI-2E family transporter: MKSAIVTPPETASRNALAVVATVAAGAAVYWLRDILTPLAMAIFLLIMIDGVKRSIETRTPLPRRWAGIAALTLVVLGFFASIGIIVNGAAGFFGQASGVSANIGPRIDQIIRDVFGLFHLANPPKAQDLINSIDIRGYLAATAMQVQGVVSSAFFVLIYLGFLLASQMGFQRKIVAMFPNTAHRNEAVAVFKRVRGGVEGYLWVQAVTGVMICAAAWLLMRAVGLQNAEFWTFVIFIVGFIPVLGGAVAGLAPPLFALVQFESYWPAAILLVGLQIILFVVGNFVQPRMQGDNQNIDPVVVLLALAFWGKLWGVVGMFLSTPLAVMAMAVLAEFKGSRWMAVLLSGDGEPYADEGKTKAKPPPSKPRRRAAATTEAGAEATG, from the coding sequence ATGAAAAGCGCCATCGTCACCCCGCCCGAAACCGCGTCGCGCAACGCCCTGGCCGTCGTCGCCACCGTCGCCGCCGGGGCCGCCGTCTATTGGCTGCGGGACATTCTGACGCCCCTGGCGATGGCGATCTTCCTTCTGATCATGATCGACGGGGTCAAGCGCAGCATCGAGACGCGCACCCCCCTGCCGCGCCGCTGGGCCGGGATCGCGGCCCTGACCCTGGTGGTCCTGGGCTTCTTCGCCTCCATCGGCATCATCGTGAACGGAGCGGCCGGCTTCTTCGGCCAGGCGTCGGGCGTCTCGGCCAACATCGGCCCGCGCATCGACCAGATCATCCGCGACGTCTTCGGCCTGTTCCACCTGGCCAATCCGCCCAAGGCCCAGGACCTGATCAACAGCATCGACATTCGGGGCTATCTGGCCGCCACCGCCATGCAGGTGCAGGGCGTGGTCTCCAGCGCCTTCTTCGTCCTGATCTATCTGGGCTTCCTCCTGGCCTCGCAGATGGGGTTCCAGCGCAAGATCGTCGCCATGTTCCCCAACACCGCCCACCGCAACGAGGCCGTGGCGGTGTTCAAGCGCGTGCGCGGCGGGGTGGAGGGCTATCTGTGGGTCCAGGCGGTGACAGGGGTCATGATCTGCGCCGCCGCCTGGCTGCTGATGCGGGCGGTCGGGCTTCAGAACGCCGAGTTCTGGACCTTCGTCATCTTCATCGTCGGCTTCATCCCGGTGCTGGGCGGGGCGGTCGCCGGCCTGGCCCCGCCGCTGTTCGCCCTTGTCCAGTTCGAAAGCTACTGGCCCGCCGCCATCCTGCTGGTAGGCTTGCAGATCATTCTGTTCGTGGTCGGCAACTTCGTCCAGCCGCGCATGCAGGGCGACAACCAGAACATCGACCCGGTGGTCGTCCTGCTGGCCCTGGCCTTCTGGGGCAAGCTTTGGGGCGTGGTCGGCATGTTCCTGTCCACTCCGCTGGCGGTCATGGCCATGGCCGTCCTGGCCGAGTTCAAGGGCTCTCGCTGGATGGCGGTGCTGCTGTCGGGCGACGGCGAACCCTATGCCGACGAGGGCAAGACCAAGGCCAAGCCGCCGCCCTCGAAACCGCGCCGCAGGGCCGCGGCCACGACCGAAGCCGGCGCCGAGGCGACAGGCTAG
- a CDS encoding prolyl-tRNA synthetase associated domain-containing protein yields the protein MTDAPAFDRETLTAWLKANGVDHVTHDHPAVFRVEEGLDLKADLPGAHTKNLFLKDHKGRLWLISARQDTVIDLKRAAVVMGSGRLSFGAESLMWETLGVRPGSVTALGLINDIERRVTFVVDQRLWDADIVNFHPLTNTATTALDQTAFRRVLGLLGREPLVLNFEALG from the coding sequence ATGACTGACGCACCCGCTTTCGACCGTGAGACCCTGACCGCCTGGCTGAAGGCGAACGGCGTCGATCACGTCACCCACGACCACCCGGCCGTCTTTCGCGTCGAGGAAGGGCTGGACCTCAAGGCCGACCTGCCGGGCGCCCACACCAAGAACCTGTTCCTGAAGGATCACAAGGGCCGGCTGTGGCTGATCTCGGCGCGTCAGGACACGGTCATCGACCTGAAGCGCGCCGCCGTCGTCATGGGCTCAGGCCGCCTGTCGTTCGGCGCCGAGAGCCTGATGTGGGAGACCTTGGGCGTCCGCCCCGGCTCGGTCACGGCGCTGGGACTGATCAACGACATCGAGCGCCGCGTGACCTTCGTGGTGGACCAGCGCCTGTGGGACGCCGACATCGTCAACTTCCACCCCCTGACCAATACGGCGACGACGGCGCTGGACCAGACGGCGTTCCGGCGGGTGCTGGGGTTGCTGGGGCGAGAGCCGTTAGTGTTGAATTTCGAGGCGTTGGGTTGA
- the obgE gene encoding GTPase ObgE, with the protein MKFLDQAKIYIRSGNGGAGSVSFRREKFIPNGGPDGGDGGRGGDVWIEAVEGLNTLIDYRYQQHFKAQTGHHGQGRQMHGGKGEDVVLKVPVGTQVLDEDKETVLLDMDTAGKTELLLKGGNGGWGNTRFKGPVNQAPTHANPGQEGQERWIWLRLKLIADIGLAGLPNAGKSTFLSAASAAKPKIADYPFTTLTPNLGMVDLSPTERFVIADIPGLIEGASDGAGLGTRFLGHVERSASLIHLIDGTQDDVAEAYRIIRGELEAYGEGLADKAEILALNKIDALTPQMREEKAAELEAVAGRRPMLVSGVSGEGVASLLRAAWAEVKKTRGALAGEGAADQISGWRP; encoded by the coding sequence ATGAAGTTCCTCGACCAAGCCAAGATCTACATCCGTTCGGGCAACGGCGGCGCGGGCTCCGTGTCGTTCCGACGCGAGAAATTCATTCCCAACGGCGGGCCGGACGGCGGCGACGGCGGGCGCGGCGGCGACGTCTGGATCGAGGCGGTCGAGGGGCTGAACACCCTGATCGACTATCGCTATCAGCAGCATTTCAAGGCCCAGACGGGCCACCACGGCCAGGGCCGCCAGATGCACGGCGGCAAGGGCGAGGATGTGGTCCTGAAGGTGCCGGTCGGCACCCAGGTGCTGGACGAGGACAAGGAGACGGTCCTTCTGGACATGGACACGGCCGGCAAGACCGAACTGCTGCTGAAGGGCGGTAACGGCGGCTGGGGCAACACCCGGTTCAAGGGGCCGGTCAACCAGGCGCCCACCCACGCCAATCCGGGCCAGGAAGGCCAAGAGCGGTGGATCTGGCTGCGGCTGAAGCTGATCGCGGACATCGGGCTGGCGGGCCTGCCCAATGCGGGCAAGTCCACCTTCCTGTCGGCGGCGAGCGCCGCCAAGCCCAAGATCGCCGACTATCCCTTCACCACCCTGACGCCAAACCTGGGGATGGTGGACCTGTCACCGACCGAACGCTTCGTCATCGCCGACATCCCCGGCCTGATCGAAGGCGCCAGCGACGGAGCGGGGCTGGGCACGCGTTTTCTGGGCCATGTCGAGCGTTCGGCCAGCCTGATCCATCTGATCGACGGAACCCAGGACGACGTGGCCGAGGCCTATCGCATCATCCGCGGCGAACTGGAGGCCTATGGCGAGGGCCTGGCCGACAAGGCCGAGATCCTGGCCCTGAACAAGATCGACGCCCTGACGCCCCAGATGCGCGAAGAAAAGGCCGCCGAGCTGGAGGCCGTCGCCGGCCGCCGGCCCATGCTGGTCTCCGGCGTCTCGGGCGAAGGCGTGGCCAGCCTGCTGCGCGCCGCCTGGGCCGAGGTCAAGAAGACGCGCGGAGCCTTGGCCGGCGAAGGCGCCGCCGACCAGATCAGCGGCTGGCGACCCTGA
- a CDS encoding aromatic alcohol reductase — protein MTDATSTVKSRNILVLGAGELGMPVLRNLARRAKAIDGTKISVLLRSSAVTSADPGKARDVAELRDLGIEIVIGDLVKSSVDELAEVFSGYDTVIGCAGYAAGVNTPMKLAKAALQAGIPRYFPWQFGVDFEAIGRGGPQDIFDAQLDVRELLRSQNKTEWVVISTGMFMSYLFEPEFGVVDLQNSAVHALGSLDTQVTLTTPDDIGVLTAEIVFFEPTIRNEIVFLAGDTVSYGDVADKLEVALGRSFSRSEWTVPFLMDELAQDPQNMMRKYRAAFAIGRGVAWSKDGTFNHKHGIPVTNVASWIYANLRKD, from the coding sequence ATGACTGATGCAACTTCAACCGTGAAATCCCGAAACATCCTGGTGCTGGGCGCCGGTGAACTGGGCATGCCGGTCCTGCGTAATCTGGCGCGCCGTGCGAAGGCGATAGATGGAACGAAGATCAGTGTGCTGCTTCGCTCCAGCGCCGTCACATCTGCTGATCCGGGCAAGGCGCGCGACGTCGCCGAGCTGCGCGATCTCGGCATCGAGATTGTCATTGGCGATCTGGTGAAGAGCTCAGTCGATGAGTTGGCCGAGGTGTTTTCCGGCTATGACACGGTGATCGGGTGCGCCGGATATGCCGCGGGCGTGAACACGCCCATGAAGCTCGCAAAGGCCGCGCTCCAGGCCGGAATTCCCCGATACTTCCCATGGCAGTTCGGGGTCGATTTCGAAGCCATCGGGCGCGGCGGCCCGCAGGACATTTTCGACGCACAGTTGGACGTCCGGGAACTGCTGCGGTCGCAGAACAAGACCGAATGGGTCGTGATCTCGACCGGCATGTTCATGAGCTACCTGTTCGAACCCGAGTTCGGGGTGGTCGATCTGCAAAACAGCGCCGTCCACGCCTTGGGCAGCCTCGACACCCAAGTGACGCTCACAACGCCTGACGACATCGGCGTGCTGACCGCCGAGATCGTGTTTTTCGAACCCACAATTCGGAACGAAATCGTCTTCCTCGCCGGAGACACCGTGAGCTACGGGGACGTCGCCGACAAGCTGGAGGTCGCGCTTGGTCGTTCCTTCAGCCGATCGGAATGGACCGTGCCCTTCTTGATGGATGAGTTAGCTCAGGATCCGCAGAACATGATGCGCAAATATCGCGCTGCCTTCGCCATCGGCCGGGGTGTGGCTTGGAGCAAGGACGGCACGTTCAACCACAAACACGGCATCCCGGTCACGAATGTGGCGTCGTGGATCTACGCAAACCTTCGAAAGGATTGA
- a CDS encoding helix-turn-helix transcriptional regulator, producing MARFVPDPEVIRLGEALAVLRRERGLSQAEAGARLDMTSQGWGLYESGRRPGLFRPDVQRRLTAALDSTPEILALTAARIAPPPAERTPQGVESKGRGFDGASASSEIPSLRLTDDHLAPWAGAGVIVDYRPGQAPRPGQGCVVETTDGDLMIRLFDGDQTDGVRLRGAGALDRREILPHGRIVRMSAIIARRDE from the coding sequence ATGGCTCGCTTCGTTCCTGACCCAGAAGTTATTCGCCTCGGGGAGGCCCTGGCCGTCTTGCGCCGAGAACGCGGCCTGTCTCAGGCCGAGGCGGGCGCGCGGCTGGACATGACCAGCCAGGGCTGGGGTCTTTACGAATCGGGACGTCGCCCCGGCCTGTTCCGCCCCGACGTGCAGCGCCGCCTGACCGCCGCCCTGGATTCCACGCCTGAAATTCTGGCCCTGACGGCGGCCCGCATCGCCCCGCCGCCCGCCGAGCGGACGCCGCAGGGCGTCGAGAGCAAGGGACGCGGCTTCGACGGCGCATCCGCCTCGTCCGAAATCCCCAGCCTGCGCCTGACCGACGACCATCTGGCGCCCTGGGCCGGAGCGGGAGTCATCGTGGACTATCGGCCGGGCCAGGCGCCGCGTCCGGGTCAGGGCTGCGTCGTCGAGACGACGGACGGAGACCTCATGATCCGGCTGTTCGACGGCGATCAGACGGATGGGGTCCGTCTGCGCGGGGCCGGGGCGCTGGATCGGCGCGAAATCCTGCCCCACGGCCGGATCGTTCGCATGTCCGCCATCATCGCCCGGCGCGACGAATGA
- a CDS encoding helicase HerA-like domain-containing protein — translation MSDTPTGLFIGQSDANAPETLLFNRANRHGVVAGATGTGKTVTLQIMAQGFSDAGVPVFCSDVKGDLSGVCQPGTPNDKLLARAAEMGLTLTPRAAPTVFWDLYGQKGHPIRTTVSEIGPVLLARMLNLNEVQEGVLTVAFHVADKEGLLLLDLGDLRSLLVYVGENAERIGREVGNVAPASIAAIQRALLQLEQQGGDAFFGEPALRLEDMIRVGLDGRGQVNVLDSTRLMNSPRLYAAFLLWLLSELFEQLPEVGDPDKPRLVFFFDEAHLLFNDAPKALLEKVEQVVRLIRSKGVGVYFVTQNPADIPDTVLAQLGNRVQHALRAYTPSDQKGLRAASQSFRANPAFDTAEAIQALGVGEALVSLLDEKGAPTVVARTKIRPPDSRLGPATDAERAAVMAASPVRGVYEQAVNRESAEEILAARHAASDQAAADAKARADAAKAAEVQARLDARAAAAQAKEEAKEQTRIARAPAAPRRSTRETPIEALTKSVLRTAGSTLTRELLRGVLGGLKRR, via the coding sequence ATGTCCGACACCCCCACCGGCCTGTTCATCGGCCAGTCCGACGCCAACGCGCCAGAGACCCTTCTGTTCAACCGGGCCAATCGCCACGGTGTCGTCGCCGGCGCCACGGGCACGGGCAAGACCGTCACCCTGCAGATCATGGCCCAGGGTTTTTCGGACGCCGGGGTGCCGGTCTTCTGTTCGGACGTTAAGGGCGACCTGTCGGGCGTCTGCCAGCCGGGAACGCCCAACGACAAGCTGCTGGCCCGCGCCGCCGAGATGGGCCTGACCCTGACGCCGCGCGCGGCCCCGACCGTCTTCTGGGACCTGTACGGCCAGAAGGGGCATCCGATCCGCACCACGGTGTCAGAGATCGGGCCCGTGCTGCTGGCGCGGATGCTGAACTTGAACGAGGTTCAGGAGGGCGTGCTGACGGTCGCCTTCCACGTCGCGGACAAGGAGGGTCTGTTGCTGCTGGACCTGGGCGATCTGCGCAGCCTGCTGGTCTATGTGGGCGAGAACGCCGAGCGCATCGGGCGAGAGGTCGGCAACGTCGCCCCCGCCTCCATCGCCGCCATCCAGCGCGCCCTGCTGCAGCTGGAGCAGCAGGGCGGCGACGCCTTCTTCGGCGAACCGGCCCTGCGGCTGGAGGACATGATCCGCGTCGGTCTGGACGGCCGGGGCCAGGTCAATGTGCTGGATTCCACCCGCCTGATGAACAGCCCGCGCCTGTATGCGGCCTTCCTGCTGTGGCTGCTGTCCGAGCTGTTCGAGCAACTGCCCGAGGTCGGCGATCCCGACAAGCCGCGTCTGGTCTTCTTCTTCGACGAGGCGCACCTGCTGTTCAACGACGCACCCAAGGCCCTGCTCGAAAAGGTGGAACAGGTGGTGCGCCTGATCCGCTCCAAGGGAGTCGGCGTCTATTTCGTGACCCAGAATCCGGCCGACATTCCCGACACCGTCCTGGCCCAGCTAGGCAACCGGGTGCAGCACGCCTTGCGCGCCTACACCCCCTCGGATCAGAAGGGTCTTCGGGCCGCATCGCAGAGCTTCCGCGCAAATCCGGCCTTCGACACGGCCGAGGCGATCCAGGCCCTGGGCGTGGGCGAGGCCCTGGTCTCGCTGCTGGACGAGAAGGGCGCCCCGACCGTGGTGGCCCGCACGAAGATCCGTCCGCCCGACTCGCGTTTGGGCCCGGCGACCGACGCGGAGCGCGCGGCCGTCATGGCCGCCAGCCCCGTGCGCGGCGTCTACGAGCAGGCGGTGAACCGCGAATCCGCCGAGGAAATCCTGGCGGCCCGCCACGCCGCCAGCGACCAGGCCGCCGCCGACGCCAAGGCTCGGGCCGACGCCGCCAAGGCCGCCGAGGTCCAGGCCAGGCTGGACGCCAGGGCCGCGGCCGCCCAGGCGAAGGAAGAGGCCAAGGAACAGACGCGCATCGCTCGCGCCCCCGCCGCCCCGCGCCGTTCCACCCGCGAGACGCCGATCGAGGCCCTGACCAAGTCGGTGCTGCGGACGGCCGGCTCGACCCTGACCCGCGAACTGCTGCGCGGCGTGCTGGGCGGGTTGAAGCGGCGCTAG
- a CDS encoding NifU family protein, whose amino-acid sequence MFIQTEPTPNPNALKFLPGREVSPHAALEYRTIDEATASPLAEALFEIEGVDGVFFGADYVSVTRQDQGPDWSAMKPAVLGVIMDHFVSGQPLTREGQGSADHAEDDSEIVAEIKALLDSRIRPAVAQDGGDILFDSFDEESGVLSLRMRGACSGCPSSSATLKAGVEQMMRHYVPEVTRVEQTI is encoded by the coding sequence ATGTTCATCCAGACCGAACCTACGCCGAATCCCAATGCGTTGAAGTTCCTGCCGGGCCGCGAGGTTTCGCCCCACGCAGCGCTGGAGTACCGCACCATCGACGAGGCGACCGCGTCTCCCCTCGCGGAAGCGCTGTTCGAAATCGAAGGCGTCGATGGCGTCTTCTTCGGCGCCGACTATGTCTCGGTGACGCGCCAGGATCAGGGTCCGGACTGGAGCGCGATGAAGCCGGCGGTGCTGGGCGTCATCATGGACCATTTCGTCTCGGGCCAGCCGCTGACGCGCGAAGGCCAGGGTTCAGCCGATCACGCCGAGGACGACAGCGAGATCGTGGCCGAGATCAAGGCCCTGCTGGATAGCCGCATCCGCCCCGCCGTGGCCCAGGACGGCGGCGACATCCTGTTCGATTCCTTCGACGAGGAGAGCGGCGTCCTGTCGCTGCGGATGCGCGGGGCCTGTTCGGGCTGTCCGTCGTCCTCGGCGACGCTGAAGGCCGGGGTGGAGCAGATGATGCGCCACTATGTTCCCGAAGTGACGCGGGTCGAACAGACGATCTGA
- a CDS encoding DUF6065 family protein, whose protein sequence is MVDTVKTRPLELECYPMTARPPDLVPGRQSRNWMDAFISRHPYRCLPLNMANTTGWEILCPFGFSAEWNGGPRQEDIVITPDRPQHDLDHFVTSHFSRGVLTMHPQYLFRTPPGWGMMCSGSPNHVKDGIQPLVGLIETDWLPFPFTMNWIFTRPGRITFEKGEPFCFINLIEHKKVEQFQPIIRTLESNPTMKGQFEAWNRARTDFNQRLAGGDPDAAKEAWQRFYFKGELPEELGAAPATHSNKRRLKAPRVG, encoded by the coding sequence ATGGTCGATACCGTCAAGACACGCCCGCTGGAACTGGAATGCTATCCGATGACGGCCCGGCCGCCGGATTTGGTGCCCGGCCGCCAGTCGCGCAACTGGATGGACGCCTTCATCAGTCGGCACCCTTATCGGTGCCTGCCGCTGAACATGGCCAACACCACGGGGTGGGAAATCCTGTGCCCATTCGGCTTCTCGGCCGAGTGGAATGGCGGCCCGCGTCAGGAAGACATCGTCATCACGCCGGATCGGCCCCAGCACGACCTGGACCATTTCGTCACCTCGCACTTCTCGCGCGGGGTGCTGACCATGCATCCGCAATATCTGTTCCGCACGCCGCCCGGCTGGGGGATGATGTGTTCGGGGTCGCCCAACCATGTGAAGGACGGCATCCAGCCGCTGGTCGGCCTGATCGAGACGGACTGGCTGCCCTTCCCCTTCACGATGAACTGGATCTTCACCCGACCGGGACGGATCACCTTCGAGAAGGGCGAGCCCTTCTGCTTCATCAATCTGATCGAGCACAAGAAGGTCGAGCAGTTCCAGCCGATCATCCGCACCCTGGAATCCAACCCGACCATGAAGGGCCAGTTCGAAGCCTGGAACCGCGCCCGCACCGACTTCAACCAGCGCCTGGCCGGCGGCGACCCCGACGCGGCCAAGGAGGCGTGGCAGCGGTTTTACTTCAAGGGCGAACTGCCCGAGGAACTGGGCGCGGCCCCGGCCACCCACTCCAACAAGCGCCGGCTGAAAGCGCCGCGCGTAGGCTGA
- a CDS encoding energy transducer TonB, which translates to MLIALFAAAVIQAAPAPPPVVWIDPPRIEMPPKALEAGASGVVVLRCAFNAQGRAINCIVVSETPPGLGFGREALRGVRMGQAQIDQPGPREVRLNFHTR; encoded by the coding sequence ATGTTGATCGCTCTCTTCGCCGCAGCCGTGATTCAGGCCGCACCCGCCCCACCGCCTGTAGTCTGGATTGATCCGCCCAGGATCGAGATGCCGCCCAAGGCCCTGGAGGCGGGCGCTTCCGGCGTCGTCGTGCTTCGGTGCGCGTTCAATGCGCAGGGACGGGCGATCAATTGCATCGTCGTTTCCGAGACGCCGCCGGGGCTTGGCTTTGGTCGTGAAGCCCTGCGCGGCGTACGCATGGGGCAGGCGCAAATCGACCAGCCGGGACCGCGCGAGGTCAGGCTGAACTTCCACACGCGCTGA
- a CDS encoding helix-turn-helix domain-containing protein gives MDKPSAPPPRTPRSVDAVDVAVGERIAARRIALGLSQTALADRIGVSCQQVQKYEGGRNRISAARLHSLALALDLPISAFFPVEAGAVETGEVSVMRALAATPEGRSLALGFSRIQDHAVRQALSRLVSALAAA, from the coding sequence ATGGACAAGCCTTCCGCCCCGCCGCCCAGGACGCCCCGATCAGTCGATGCGGTGGATGTGGCGGTCGGCGAACGCATCGCCGCGCGGCGGATCGCGCTGGGTCTGTCGCAGACGGCCTTGGCCGACCGGATCGGCGTCAGCTGTCAGCAGGTCCAGAAGTACGAGGGCGGGCGCAACCGCATCTCGGCCGCGCGTCTGCACAGCCTGGCCCTGGCGCTGGACCTGCCGATCAGCGCCTTTTTCCCCGTCGAAGCGGGGGCGGTCGAGACGGGCGAGGTCTCGGTCATGCGCGCCCTCGCCGCGACGCCCGAAGGACGCTCCCTGGCCCTGGGCTTTTCCCGGATTCAGGATCACGCCGTGCGCCAGGCCCTGAGCCGTCTGGTCAGCGCCCTGGCGGCTGCCTGA
- a CDS encoding LysE family translocator, which yields MHALPVDPHLYSTFLGVMAVMAVTPGPANLFAVATGMEKGRASALVGVLGMNAATLVWFGAAALGLAALVKAFPAAFKVIAVLGAVYVAWLGIKALRGAFATAAQPDHVVVRKGRSAFADGFAVQIANPKAILFFTAVLPPFVDVSRPVAPQLALFALAAIGMDMVSMSTYALSGAALSRRMQRPRFRRGFGVVVGLLLMTAAVLIVLRL from the coding sequence ATGCACGCCCTGCCCGTCGATCCGCACCTCTACTCCACCTTCCTCGGCGTGATGGCGGTCATGGCCGTGACACCCGGCCCGGCCAATCTGTTCGCCGTCGCCACGGGGATGGAGAAGGGCCGCGCCTCGGCCCTGGTCGGGGTGCTGGGCATGAACGCCGCCACCCTAGTCTGGTTCGGAGCCGCCGCCCTGGGGCTGGCCGCCCTGGTCAAGGCCTTCCCCGCCGCCTTCAAGGTCATCGCCGTCCTGGGCGCCGTCTATGTCGCCTGGCTGGGGATCAAGGCCCTGCGCGGCGCCTTCGCCACGGCCGCCCAGCCCGATCACGTCGTGGTCAGGAAGGGCCGCAGCGCCTTCGCCGACGGTTTCGCCGTGCAGATCGCCAATCCCAAGGCCATCCTGTTCTTCACCGCCGTCCTGCCGCCGTTCGTGGACGTGTCGCGCCCGGTCGCGCCGCAGTTGGCCCTGTTCGCCCTCGCCGCCATCGGCATGGACATGGTGTCGATGAGCACCTACGCCCTGTCCGGCGCCGCCCTGTCACGACGCATGCAGCGGCCGCGCTTTCGTCGCGGGTTCGGCGTGGTCGTGGGCCTTCTCCTGATGACCGCCGCCGTCCTGATCGTCCTGCGTCTTTAG
- a CDS encoding helix-turn-helix domain-containing protein, with translation MGDTAFDPLNRDELLLYSQAVCDGLRDDDDGLRREILAHAGSRWSLGVVHTLGVYGQLRHADIGRRMHGVTQRMLTRTLRLLERDGLVIRHDFEEVPPRVEYRLSETGFELLARMVPLWTWIVENAESFRRVRLAFDERQEETSEGLTSEQT, from the coding sequence ATGGGTGATACTGCGTTCGACCCGCTTAACCGTGACGAGCTTCTCCTATATTCGCAGGCGGTTTGTGACGGCTTGCGCGACGACGACGACGGACTCCGCCGAGAGATCCTAGCGCACGCAGGTAGTCGATGGTCGCTCGGTGTGGTCCACACCCTCGGCGTCTATGGTCAACTGCGGCACGCGGACATCGGCAGACGCATGCATGGCGTCACTCAGCGGATGCTGACCCGAACCTTGCGGCTGCTTGAGCGCGACGGACTGGTCATCCGTCATGATTTTGAAGAGGTGCCGCCTAGGGTCGAATATCGGTTGTCAGAGACGGGCTTTGAGCTGCTAGCTCGAATGGTGCCGCTCTGGACATGGATCGTCGAGAACGCAGAAAGTTTTCGACGAGTCCGCCTGGCCTTCGACGAGAGGCAGGAGGAAACAAGCGAAGGGCTGACGTCAGAACAGACCTGA